A region of Moorena producens PAL-8-15-08-1 DNA encodes the following proteins:
- the sfsA gene encoding DNA/RNA nuclease SfsA — translation MTNDNNLIYSYPPLKAGTLLKRYKRFLADIELPSGEIITAHCANTGPMIGVSTIGSAVQVSQSDNPKRKLPYTWEMIQVKDNEPTWVGVNTALPNRVIKLALEQKLIPELAESYSEIRPEVRYGKERKSRVDFLLTGSERPIYLEVKSATLAEGNRALFPDTVTTRGQKHLQELMALLPEARAVMLYFINRADCLHFAPGDNYDPDYGKLLREAVSKGLEVLPCRFEITPSGVRYLGLATFEC, via the coding sequence ATGACTAATGACAATAACTTGATTTACTCCTACCCACCCCTAAAAGCTGGAACTTTACTCAAACGCTACAAACGCTTTCTTGCGGATATTGAACTGCCATCAGGGGAAATTATTACTGCTCACTGCGCCAACACTGGCCCAATGATCGGAGTATCAACCATTGGCTCTGCTGTACAAGTCTCCCAGAGTGATAACCCGAAGCGGAAGTTACCATACACGTGGGAAATGATTCAGGTCAAGGACAATGAACCGACTTGGGTAGGGGTTAATACGGCTTTACCTAATCGAGTGATTAAGTTAGCGTTGGAACAAAAACTGATTCCCGAATTAGCCGAAAGCTACAGCGAAATTCGCCCTGAGGTACGTTACGGAAAAGAACGGAAAAGCCGGGTGGATTTTTTACTGACTGGCTCAGAGCGCCCGATTTATTTAGAAGTGAAAAGTGCTACCTTAGCTGAAGGGAATCGTGCTTTATTTCCTGATACAGTTACTACTCGTGGACAAAAACATCTGCAAGAACTGATGGCACTACTTCCTGAAGCACGAGCGGTCATGCTTTATTTTATTAATCGTGCTGATTGTTTGCACTTTGCTCCTGGTGATAACTATGACCCAGACTATGGTAAACTTTTAAGAGAAGCAGTTAGCAAGGGTTTGGAAGTGTTGCCTTGTCGCTTTGAAATTACCCCGTCAGGAGTTCGCTATTTGGGGTTAGCAACCTTTGAGTGTTGA
- the cobA gene encoding uroporphyrinogen-III C-methyltransferase, translating to MTNNKKGKIYIVGAGPGDVNYLTVRGQQLLTQAQVLVYDALVDSLLLQLVPCDCQLFDVGKRGGRPSTPQARINQLLVDQCRQGKQVVRLKSGDPFIFGRSSSEIQALIAAECQFEVIPGISSALAAPLLAGIPLTDSVLSKCFAVVTAHQPEQLDWEALARIDTLAILMGGRHLGEIVQQLQRNGRSHQTPIALIRNGGRPQQQVWLGTLSTIVNQTLGISLSPVVIVVGEVVGLRASMGLADQDQSKSEGCQDKHQPVTETTEALTGKTVLVTRSASQSQKFNQLLEQEGANIIEMPTLVITPPSSWAGLDYAIANLANFDWLILTSSNGVDYFFKRLLKNGKDARALVGIKIAVVGKKTAASLKQHNLQPDFIPPNFVADSLVEHFPESLTNKQVLFPRVETGGREVLVKELTEKGAQVVEVAAYESRCPDYMAPAILDAWQQRAIDIVTFASSKTVKNFYKLLKQAFNSSTETNQAYSNPDREQSAPSKTLHSLLDNVCIASIGPQTSESCRQLLGRVDVEAVEYTLEGLTEAIVAWETERGGNK from the coding sequence ATGACTAATAACAAAAAGGGAAAAATTTACATCGTAGGTGCTGGTCCAGGAGATGTTAACTACTTAACCGTAAGGGGGCAACAACTGCTGACTCAAGCTCAAGTGTTGGTATATGATGCTTTGGTAGATTCCCTTTTATTGCAACTAGTGCCCTGTGATTGTCAACTGTTCGATGTAGGGAAACGGGGTGGACGCCCTTCTACACCCCAAGCTAGGATTAACCAACTACTAGTAGACCAATGCCGACAAGGCAAGCAAGTGGTAAGGCTAAAAAGTGGTGACCCGTTTATTTTCGGGCGCTCTAGCTCAGAAATTCAGGCATTGATTGCTGCTGAGTGTCAGTTTGAGGTGATACCAGGCATTTCCTCAGCCCTAGCCGCTCCCTTACTAGCGGGAATTCCTTTAACAGACTCGGTTTTGAGCAAATGCTTTGCGGTTGTCACTGCTCATCAGCCAGAGCAACTAGATTGGGAAGCACTAGCAAGAATCGACACCTTGGCGATTTTAATGGGAGGACGTCATCTAGGGGAAATTGTCCAGCAGCTGCAACGCAATGGGCGATCGCATCAGACTCCCATTGCTCTGATTCGGAATGGTGGACGCCCCCAGCAACAGGTTTGGCTGGGTACTTTAAGCACTATAGTAAACCAAACCCTTGGTATCTCCCTCTCACCTGTGGTAATTGTAGTTGGTGAAGTAGTGGGGTTAAGGGCATCTATGGGATTAGCTGATCAAGACCAGTCGAAGAGTGAAGGTTGTCAAGACAAGCATCAACCGGTAACCGAAACTACCGAAGCGCTTACTGGAAAAACTGTCTTAGTTACCCGTTCCGCTAGTCAATCCCAAAAATTTAACCAGCTCCTGGAACAAGAAGGAGCAAATATTATCGAAATGCCCACCTTGGTGATTACTCCTCCTTCCAGTTGGGCTGGATTAGATTATGCGATCGCTAATCTCGCTAACTTCGATTGGTTGATTCTCACATCTAGCAATGGGGTGGATTACTTTTTTAAACGATTACTGAAGAATGGTAAAGATGCCCGTGCCTTAGTCGGGATTAAGATTGCTGTGGTGGGTAAGAAAACTGCAGCGAGTCTGAAACAACACAATTTACAACCGGACTTTATCCCACCAAACTTTGTGGCTGATTCCTTGGTGGAACATTTTCCAGAGTCTTTAACTAACAAACAAGTGCTTTTCCCCCGAGTAGAAACCGGTGGGCGAGAGGTGTTAGTAAAAGAACTAACGGAAAAAGGTGCTCAAGTGGTAGAAGTTGCTGCCTATGAGTCTCGTTGTCCAGATTACATGGCTCCTGCTATTTTAGATGCTTGGCAACAGAGAGCAATAGATATTGTTACGTTTGCTAGTTCTAAAACCGTCAAGAATTTTTACAAACTACTCAAGCAAGCTTTTAACTCTTCAACGGAAACTAACCAAGCCTACTCTAATCCCGACCGCGAACAATCTGCACCCTCAAAAACTCTCCATTCCCTTTTAGACAATGTCTGTATCGCCTCGATTGGTCCCCAAACATCCGAAAGCTGTCGCCAGTTGTTAGGCAGGGTAGATGTAGAAGCAGTTGAATATACTTTAGAAGGTTTAACTGAGGCGATTGTAGCATGGGAGACTGAGAGAGGGGGAAACAAATAA
- a CDS encoding DUF4336 domain-containing protein, with protein MRHDAIKLYEPINILKQIGEDIWLVDGPIVQMSMYGVKIPFSTRMTIVRLSNSELWCHSPTELTRELKAQIDSLGSVRHLISPNKIHYAHIGTWARAYPEAIAWASPGVRDRAAQQKIEVSFNADLENEPPPQWVADLDQLIFKGSRFMDEVVFFHRKSSTLILTDLIENFELNKVSKQFGRLLKLVGIVDPDGKTALDLRMTFWGQKEQSRSCLKRMLQWNPEKVILSHGRWYENNGAAELRRAFRWLE; from the coding sequence ATGAGACACGATGCGATCAAGCTATATGAACCGATCAATATCCTTAAACAGATTGGTGAAGATATTTGGCTCGTTGATGGCCCAATTGTACAAATGTCAATGTATGGGGTGAAGATTCCTTTTTCAACACGTATGACTATTGTGCGGTTGAGCAACAGTGAGCTATGGTGCCATTCACCAACAGAATTGACTCGAGAACTCAAAGCTCAAATTGACTCTCTTGGCTCAGTGCGCCACCTCATTTCACCCAACAAAATTCACTATGCTCACATTGGCACCTGGGCTAGAGCTTATCCAGAGGCCATAGCATGGGCATCCCCAGGTGTCCGCGATCGCGCAGCACAACAGAAAATTGAAGTTAGTTTTAATGCCGATTTGGAAAATGAACCGCCGCCTCAGTGGGTCGCAGATTTAGACCAATTAATTTTTAAGGGTAGTCGATTCATGGATGAAGTTGTATTTTTTCACCGGAAGAGTTCTACTCTCATTCTGACCGATCTCATTGAAAACTTTGAACTCAATAAAGTTAGTAAGCAGTTTGGTCGGCTGCTTAAGTTAGTTGGTATTGTCGATCCTGATGGAAAAACTGCATTGGATTTGCGAATGACATTTTGGGGACAAAAGGAGCAGTCCCGTAGCTGCTTAAAGCGAATGCTTCAGTGGAACCCTGAAAAAGTTATCCTATCTCACGGTCGTTGGTATGAGAATAACGGTGCTGCTGAGTTACGCCGTGCTTTTCGCTGGCTTGAATAA
- a CDS encoding class I SAM-dependent methyltransferase, with amino-acid sequence MVTEFKDYFSKQANDYRNYRPHYPESLFEYLAALVPDRQAAWDCATGNGQVALGLTPHFKKIYATDASKKQIIHAFHHDKINYSVAVAEKVGLGNQSIDLITVAQAVHWFNLEKFYQEVQRVSKPGGIIALWGYWYFEFPPEENHIDQISRNFFTTVVDQYWAEEIKLLLQNYQTIPFPFAELKTPLLTMETQWNMEEFLGYLTTWSAIQKLIAVQSQEPILEFSNRLVEAWGDRERKIIFQWPLHMRVGRIYSNSTTC; translated from the coding sequence TTGGTTACAGAATTTAAAGACTACTTCTCAAAGCAAGCAAATGATTATAGAAACTATAGACCTCATTATCCAGAATCTTTGTTTGAGTATTTAGCTGCACTTGTACCTGATCGTCAAGCAGCGTGGGATTGTGCCACTGGTAATGGTCAAGTCGCCTTGGGCTTAACCCCTCATTTTAAAAAAATTTATGCTACAGATGCCAGCAAAAAGCAAATTATTCATGCATTTCATCATGATAAGATTAACTATTCTGTGGCAGTGGCTGAAAAAGTCGGGCTAGGGAATCAATCTATAGATTTAATAACTGTTGCCCAAGCTGTTCATTGGTTTAATCTGGAAAAGTTTTATCAGGAAGTGCAGCGAGTTTCTAAACCTGGAGGAATTATTGCTCTCTGGGGCTACTGGTATTTTGAATTCCCTCCAGAAGAAAATCACATAGACCAAATATCTAGGAATTTTTTCACCACAGTGGTTGATCAGTATTGGGCTGAAGAAATAAAACTACTGCTTCAAAATTATCAAACCATTCCTTTTCCTTTTGCTGAGTTAAAAACACCTCTGTTAACAATGGAAACCCAATGGAACATGGAAGAATTTCTGGGATATTTGACTACTTGGTCTGCTATTCAAAAACTTATTGCTGTTCAATCCCAGGAACCAATCTTGGAATTCTCCAACCGTCTAGTCGAGGCTTGGGGCGATCGCGAGAGGAAAATTATATTTCAATGGCCATTACATATGAGAGTTGGTCGGATATATAGCAATTCTACGACTTGTTAG
- a CDS encoding caspase family protein, which translates to MFSRNLAFIIGINNYTNGISPLNTAVNDAKKLVEILREKHDYKVWVCLDEVATLSNFNKFLFHTLPEQVTENDRLLFYFAGHGVALNGDDGPAGYLIPQDAKLGDTNSYLPMTLLHDALSQLPCRHFLGILDCCFAGAFKWSSTRDLLTSPEVIHQERYDRFIRDPAWQIITSSASDQKALDNFYLDSERGQLGNHSPFAAALLNALEGGADTYPPATNGKPPGDGVITATELYLYLRDRVEIPTEKCRIRQTPGIWCLNKHDKGEYIFLSPGHELNLPPAPPLDLSQNPYRGLNSFDEKYSSLFFGRTLLVEKLQDFVKANPLTVVLGASGSGKSSLVKAGLIPKLRQDNTEKWCILPPIRPGETPLQGLNNVLCNAKLPRVERQNPEQNLAMSIDVWAKNNPNSKLLLFIDQSEEIITLCQNLDERQGFFEQILTAINAHGDKLRVVLTLRSDFEPQITDVGLKWAPEVLNQLGTTVLINLWQSGRFIVPAMTRGELREAIEKPAQARVMYFQPHDLVEKLIDEVADMPGALPLLSFALSELFLKYLRRQREAQYRGITIDRALTQADYLELGGVMRSLTQRADEEYQALVHENPAYDQVIRHVMLRMVALTGGELARRRVPLSELEYPPQKNDLVKEVIERFSTARLLVKGLDSEGNPDVEPAHDALVRGWQRLLEWKQKEEENLLLQRRLTPAAQEWESQKKAKFLWNANPRLDLLKKVLNSENNWFNQVEAEFVQRSVRRKSFNTSRNWVVAIAVMLGLGTGLVLSTYFSLQSRKQAINSDFLAQAANIKYSLSVKPTTEELIQAIESTAKIQDYQKSLQPKVINEVHSSLLAALDKVRERNRLQGHTDIVNDIAFSPDGKQILSGSDDNTVRLWDTETGQALHTFIGHTSSVTAIAFSPDGKQILSGSNDHTVRLWDTETGQALHTLEGHIDGVSAIAFSPDGKQILSGSKDNTMRLWDTETGLLIHTLQGHTSSVTVIAFSPDGKQILSGSWDRNMRLWDTETGLPLHPLEGYRDSVTDIAFSPDGKQILSGSNDGPVRLRDTESGQLIHTLEGHMDGVSAIAFSRDGKQILSGYGDKTVRLWDTNSGQLIHQLEGHTSSVTAIAFSPDGKQILSGSEDNTIRLWDTETGLLIHTLQGHTSWVTDIAFSRDGKQILSGSHDNTVRLWDTESGLTLHTLQGHTRDVTEIAFSPDGKQILSGSWDNTVRLWDTETGLPLHPLEGYRDSVTDIAFSPDGKQILSGSNDGPVRLRDTESGQLIHTLEGHMDGVSAIAFSRDGKQILSGYGDKTVRLWDTNSGQLIHQLEGHTSSVTAIAFSPDGKQILSSSDDNTVRLWDTETGLLIHTLEGHTSAVYAIGFSPDGKQILSGSHDGTVRLWDTESGQLIHTFEGYTSWVNDIAFSPDGKQILSGSYDGTVRLWDTETGQLIHTLQGHIDGVYDIAFSPDGKQILSGSKDNTMRLWDTETGQLIHTLEGHTDDVYDIAFSPDGKQILSGSNDGTVRLWGNYSWQEALKEGCNQLQFHPDLVAPQNNQDNKAGEVCLKYASWEDKAKADFLVRLGRAFISQKEPNLKSAVKKFKEAQTLNPDIDLNPNTKEIDKDPKTVALLLVAQWKVEQGWWLAREGKIEEAISVYQEAQKLNPDIDLNPKTREIDKDSKTVALLLAAQKKVKQGWWLAREGKIEEAISVYQEAQKLYPDIDLNPNTKEIDKDPKTLVQ; encoded by the coding sequence ATGTTTTCTCGCAATCTCGCATTTATCATCGGCATCAATAACTACACAAACGGCATTTCCCCCCTGAACACCGCCGTAAACGATGCCAAAAAACTAGTGGAAATTCTCCGCGAGAAGCATGATTACAAAGTCTGGGTATGCTTAGACGAAGTGGCAACTCTGTCTAACTTTAACAAATTTTTATTCCATACCTTACCCGAACAAGTTACTGAAAATGACCGCTTATTATTTTACTTCGCTGGTCATGGAGTCGCCCTCAATGGGGATGATGGCCCGGCGGGTTACTTAATTCCTCAAGATGCCAAACTGGGGGATACTAATAGTTATCTGCCCATGACCTTGTTACACGATGCTTTAAGTCAATTACCCTGTCGTCATTTCTTGGGTATCCTCGACTGCTGTTTTGCTGGTGCTTTTAAATGGTCGAGTACTAGGGATCTACTCACATCGCCAGAAGTAATTCACCAAGAACGATACGACCGTTTTATTCGTGACCCAGCCTGGCAAATCATTACTTCTTCAGCTTCTGACCAAAAAGCCCTCGATAACTTTTATTTAGATAGCGAACGCGGTCAACTCGGCAATCATTCCCCTTTTGCGGCAGCATTATTAAACGCTCTCGAAGGTGGAGCAGATACCTATCCTCCTGCTACCAATGGTAAACCCCCTGGAGATGGGGTAATTACAGCCACAGAATTATATTTATATTTACGGGATCGAGTCGAAATTCCCACAGAAAAATGCCGGATACGACAAACCCCTGGTATTTGGTGTTTAAATAAGCACGATAAGGGAGAATATATCTTTCTTTCTCCGGGACATGAACTTAACTTACCGCCCGCACCACCATTAGATCTCTCACAAAATCCCTATCGCGGTTTAAACTCCTTTGACGAGAAATACAGTTCACTGTTTTTCGGTAGAACATTACTAGTAGAAAAGTTACAGGATTTTGTCAAAGCTAATCCCCTGACAGTGGTGTTGGGTGCTTCCGGTTCCGGTAAATCTAGTTTGGTGAAGGCAGGATTAATTCCTAAACTACGGCAAGATAATACTGAGAAATGGTGTATTTTGCCACCCATCCGTCCTGGTGAGACGCCCTTGCAAGGGTTAAATAATGTACTATGTAATGCTAAGTTACCAAGGGTAGAGCGACAAAACCCAGAGCAGAACCTGGCAATGAGCATTGATGTTTGGGCGAAAAATAACCCCAACTCTAAGTTATTACTGTTTATTGACCAAAGCGAAGAAATTATTACACTCTGTCAAAACTTAGATGAGCGTCAGGGGTTTTTCGAACAGATACTCACAGCCATAAATGCCCATGGGGATAAATTACGGGTAGTATTAACCCTACGTTCTGATTTTGAACCCCAAATCACAGATGTGGGCTTAAAGTGGGCACCGGAAGTACTAAATCAATTGGGAACCACGGTACTGATAAATCTTTGGCAAAGTGGACGATTTATTGTACCGGCGATGACACGAGGAGAACTAAGGGAAGCGATAGAAAAACCGGCTCAAGCACGGGTAATGTATTTTCAGCCCCACGATTTAGTAGAAAAATTAATTGATGAAGTGGCGGATATGCCCGGAGCATTACCCCTGCTGTCTTTTGCCTTGAGTGAATTATTTCTGAAGTATTTAAGGCGGCAACGGGAGGCACAATACAGGGGTATTACTATTGACCGGGCCTTGACTCAAGCCGATTATCTTGAATTGGGGGGAGTAATGCGATCGCTAACTCAAAGGGCTGATGAAGAATATCAGGCGCTAGTTCATGAAAATCCAGCTTATGACCAAGTTATCCGTCATGTGATGCTGCGGATGGTTGCCCTGACTGGGGGTGAGTTAGCCCGTAGGCGCGTACCGTTATCAGAATTGGAATATCCGCCTCAGAAAAATGATTTAGTTAAGGAAGTAATTGAGCGTTTTAGCACAGCACGGTTATTAGTAAAAGGACTTGATAGTGAGGGGAATCCTGATGTGGAACCAGCCCATGATGCTTTGGTGCGGGGTTGGCAAAGGTTGCTGGAGTGGAAACAAAAAGAGGAGGAAAATTTACTTCTACAACGGCGGTTGACTCCTGCAGCCCAGGAGTGGGAAAGCCAGAAAAAGGCAAAGTTTCTTTGGAATGCTAACCCTCGTCTTGATTTGTTGAAAAAGGTACTCAATTCTGAGAATAACTGGTTTAACCAAGTGGAAGCTGAGTTTGTGCAGCGTAGCGTCAGGCGAAAAAGCTTCAATACTAGTCGGAATTGGGTTGTTGCGATCGCAGTTATGCTGGGGTTAGGTACAGGTTTAGTATTATCGACTTATTTTAGCTTACAATCTCGTAAACAGGCAATTAACTCAGACTTCCTTGCACAAGCTGCCAATATCAAGTATTCTCTATCAGTAAAACCTACTACAGAAGAATTGATCCAAGCTATTGAATCAACCGCTAAAATTCAAGATTACCAAAAATCCTTACAACCAAAAGTGATCAATGAAGTTCATTCTAGCTTATTGGCAGCTTTAGATAAGGTTAGAGAAAGGAATCGTTTACAAGGTCATACAGATATTGTAAATGATATCGCTTTTAGTCCAGATGGCAAACAGATTCTCAGTGGCAGTGATGACAACACAGTGCGTTTGTGGGACACCGAAACAGGTCAAGCTCTCCATACATTTATTGGTCATACAAGTAGTGTCACTGCGATCGCTTTTAGTCCAGATGGCAAACAGATTCTCAGTGGCAGTAACGACCACACAGTGCGTTTGTGGGACACCGAAACAGGTCAAGCTCTCCATACATTAGAAGGTCATATAGATGGTGTCAGTGCGATCGCTTTTAGTCCAGATGGCAAACAGATTCTCAGTGGCAGTAAGGACAACACAATGCGTTTGTGGGACACCGAAACAGGTCTTCTAATCCATACATTACAAGGTCATACAAGTAGTGTCACTGTGATCGCTTTTAGTCCAGATGGCAAACAGATTCTCAGTGGCAGTTGGGACAGAAACATGCGGTTGTGGGACACAGAAACAGGTCTTCCTCTCCATCCACTAGAAGGTTATAGAGATTCTGTCACTGATATCGCTTTTAGTCCAGATGGCAAACAGATTCTCAGTGGCAGTAACGACGGACCAGTGCGTTTGCGGGACACCGAATCCGGTCAACTAATCCATACATTAGAAGGTCATATGGATGGTGTCAGTGCGATCGCTTTTAGTCGAGATGGCAAACAGATTCTCAGTGGCTATGGTGACAAGACAGTGCGGTTGTGGGACACAAATTCCGGTCAACTAATCCATCAACTAGAAGGTCATACAAGTAGTGTCACTGCGATCGCTTTTAGTCCAGATGGCAAACAGATTCTCAGTGGCAGTGAGGACAACACAATCCGTTTGTGGGACACCGAAACAGGTCTTCTAATCCATACATTACAAGGTCATACTAGTTGGGTCACTGATATCGCTTTTAGTCGAGATGGCAAACAGATTCTCAGTGGCAGTCACGACAACACAGTGCGTTTGTGGGACACCGAATCCGGTCTTACTCTCCATACATTACAAGGTCATACTAGAGATGTCACTGAGATCGCTTTTAGCCCAGATGGCAAACAGATTCTCAGTGGCAGTTGGGACAACACTGTGCGGTTGTGGGACACAGAAACAGGTCTTCCTCTCCATCCACTAGAAGGTTATAGAGATTCTGTCACTGATATCGCTTTTAGTCCAGATGGCAAACAGATTCTCAGTGGCAGTAACGACGGACCAGTGCGTTTGCGGGACACCGAATCCGGTCAACTAATCCATACATTAGAAGGTCATATGGATGGTGTCAGTGCGATCGCTTTTAGTCGAGATGGCAAACAGATTCTCAGTGGCTATGGTGACAAGACAGTGCGGTTGTGGGACACAAATTCCGGTCAACTAATCCATCAACTAGAAGGTCATACAAGTAGTGTCACTGCGATCGCTTTTAGTCCAGATGGCAAACAAATTCTCAGTAGCAGTGATGACAACACAGTGCGTTTGTGGGACACAGAAACAGGTCTTCTAATCCATACATTAGAAGGTCATACAAGTGCTGTCTATGCGATCGGTTTTAGTCCAGATGGCAAACAGATTCTCAGTGGCAGTCATGACGGAACAGTGCGTTTGTGGGACACAGAATCCGGTCAACTAATCCATACCTTTGAAGGTTATACAAGCTGGGTCAATGATATCGCTTTTAGCCCAGATGGCAAACAGATTCTCAGTGGCAGTTATGACGGAACAGTGCGGTTGTGGGACACAGAAACCGGTCAACTAATCCATACCTTACAAGGTCATATAGATGGTGTCTATGATATCGCTTTTAGTCCAGATGGCAAACAGATTCTCAGTGGCAGTAAGGACAACACAATGCGTTTGTGGGACACAGAAACCGGTCAACTAATCCATACATTAGAAGGTCATACTGATGATGTCTATGATATCGCTTTTAGTCCAGATGGCAAACAGATTCTCAGTGGCAGTAACGACGGAACAGTGCGTTTGTGGGGCAATTACTCTTGGCAAGAGGCTTTAAAAGAGGGATGTAATCAGCTGCAATTTCATCCTGACCTCGTTGCGCCTCAAAATAATCAAGACAATAAAGCAGGAGAAGTCTGTCTCAAGTATGCCAGTTGGGAAGATAAAGCCAAAGCCGACTTTCTGGTAAGACTTGGTCGGGCTTTTATTTCACAAAAAGAGCCAAATCTCAAGAGTGCTGTTAAAAAATTTAAAGAAGCGCAAACACTCAATCCTGACATCGACCTCAATCCAAATACAAAGGAAATAGATAAGGACCCCAAAACAGTAGCACTACTGTTAGTTGCACAATGGAAAGTAGAACAGGGTTGGTGGCTAGCAAGAGAGGGAAAAATAGAGGAGGCTATTTCTGTCTATCAAGAAGCACAAAAACTTAATCCTGACATCGACCTCAATCCAAAGACAAGGGAAATAGATAAAGACTCTAAAACAGTAGCACTACTGTTAGCCGCACAAAAGAAGGTAAAACAAGGTTGGTGGCTAGCAAGAGAGGGAAAAATAGAGGAGGCTATTTCTGTCTATCAAGAAGCGCAAAAACTCTATCCTGACATCGACCTAAACCCAAATACAAAAGAAATAGATAAAGACCCAAAAACATTAGTGCAATAG
- a CDS encoding RICIN domain-containing protein, with amino-acid sequence MSNKNLKRIFTFGIAVASSVIAFASTSNVAQGQTNYRLKTMFTGSDKCLDIINDAKDNQIIMANCGNYSGQYWQIQSTNKSGYYRLKTLFTGSDKCLDIINDSKDNKPIMADCGNYSGQFWKIEKTNKSGYYRLRTMFTGSDKCLDIINDSQDNKPIMANCGNYSGQFWQIPNF; translated from the coding sequence ATGTCTAACAAAAATCTAAAGAGAATTTTCACTTTTGGTATAGCTGTTGCGTCTTCTGTGATTGCTTTTGCCAGTACTAGTAACGTTGCCCAAGGACAAACAAATTATCGCCTCAAAACCATGTTTACGGGCAGTGATAAATGTTTGGATATCATTAATGATGCTAAAGACAATCAAATTATTATGGCTAACTGTGGTAATTATTCAGGACAATATTGGCAAATACAATCAACAAACAAGTCTGGATATTATCGCCTCAAAACCCTATTTACGGGCAGTGATAAATGTTTAGATATCATTAATGATTCTAAAGATAATAAACCGATTATGGCTGACTGTGGTAATTATTCAGGACAATTTTGGAAAATAGAAAAAACAAACAAGTCTGGATATTATCGCCTCAGAACCATGTTTACGGGCAGTGATAAATGTTTAGATATCATTAATGATTCCCAAGACAATAAACCGATTATGGCTAACTGTGGTAATTATTCAGGACAGTTTTGGCAAATACCTAATTTTTAA
- a CDS encoding RNA-guided endonuclease InsQ/TnpB family protein produces MIILEFKAKGKESQYLAIDEAIRTVKFIRNSCIRLWMDNKGTNKFDLSKYSKVLAHQFPFANELNSTARQAASERAWSSIVRFFDNCKKKVPGKKGFPRFQKHCRSVEYKQSGWKLSPDKKSITFSDKKGIGKLKLKGTWDLWRFDKKQIKRVRIVKRADGYYVQFCVSVDVIEELEPSKSTVGLDVGLKEFYTDSDGNSEPNPRFYRTGEKRLKFYQRRVSRKKKGSANRKKAINRLGKQHLKISRQREEHAKRLARCVVRSNDLVAYEDLRVKNLVKNHCLAKSINDAGWYQFRKWLEHFGTKFNRVTVAVNPAYTSQNCSECGEVVKKSLSTRTHVCECGCELDRDHNAAINILKRALGTVGHTGTWILDPNALGDLASTVLGSGQVQQVESLSKESPRL; encoded by the coding sequence ATGATCATTCTAGAGTTTAAAGCAAAAGGTAAAGAATCTCAGTACTTAGCTATAGATGAAGCTATTCGGACAGTTAAATTTATCCGAAACAGCTGTATTCGTCTATGGATGGACAACAAAGGGACGAACAAATTTGACCTTAGCAAGTACAGTAAAGTACTGGCTCATCAATTCCCTTTTGCTAATGAGTTAAACTCTACAGCTCGCCAGGCTGCATCGGAAAGAGCATGGTCATCGATCGTCCGATTCTTTGACAATTGCAAGAAGAAAGTGCCAGGAAAGAAAGGCTTTCCTCGTTTCCAAAAGCATTGTAGATCGGTTGAGTACAAGCAGTCAGGATGGAAGCTGTCCCCTGACAAGAAGTCAATCACGTTCAGTGATAAGAAGGGGATTGGAAAGCTTAAGCTTAAGGGCACTTGGGACTTGTGGCGCTTTGATAAGAAGCAAATAAAACGGGTTCGGATAGTCAAAAGAGCTGATGGCTATTATGTTCAGTTCTGCGTCTCTGTTGATGTAATTGAAGAACTGGAGCCATCTAAAAGTACTGTTGGGCTAGATGTGGGGCTGAAAGAGTTCTACACTGATTCTGATGGAAACTCTGAACCCAACCCCAGGTTTTATAGGACTGGGGAAAAACGATTAAAGTTTTATCAACGCCGGGTTTCCCGGAAAAAGAAAGGCTCAGCCAACCGTAAGAAAGCGATCAATAGATTAGGTAAACAGCACCTTAAAATAAGTAGGCAACGTGAAGAGCACGCAAAGAGATTGGCGCGCTGCGTAGTCCGGTCTAACGACCTGGTCGCCTATGAAGACTTAAGGGTAAAGAATTTAGTCAAAAATCACTGTTTAGCTAAATCTATTAATGATGCAGGTTGGTATCAGTTTAGGAAATGGTTGGAACATTTTGGCACCAAGTTTAACAGGGTAACTGTAGCGGTCAATCCTGCCTATACGAGCCAGAATTGTTCCGAATGCGGCGAAGTGGTCAAGAAGTCACTATCAACCAGGACTCACGTCTGCGAATGTGGTTGTGAGTTAGACCGAGACCACAATGCTGCGATCAATATCTTAAAAAGAGCTTTGGGTACGGTGGGGCACACCGGAACCTGGATCCTTGATCCGAACGCTTTGGGAGATTTGGCCTCTACTGTTCTTGGTTCCGGCCAGGTTCAGCAAGTCGAGTCGTTGAGCAAAGAATCCCCGCGTCTTTAG